In Legionella lytica, one genomic interval encodes:
- a CDS encoding glycine betaine ABC transporter substrate-binding protein produces MDNYWDVIKIHLPELYTKLIEHISISLSAMLIAIIIGVSLGLLINHYSKLRTPILALTNIFQTIPSIALLGFLIPIVGIGLAPTLIVLIVYALLPITSTTYTGLKEIPNSYLHVADSLGFTRWQRLYLVEFPLALPVIMTGIRTAMVMVIGITTIAAFIGAGGLGDFITQGLSLNDPLFILLGAIPVALLALSVDYVMATLTTLLSGRHRLTVRFKKTKLILVSLITGTLFLIAAQPLISSCLPKSVIIIGSKDFTEQYLLGHLMAELLEVKTDLHVVKKFNLGSTTILHNALLTGQIDLYPEYTGTAYRVVLKKEDQLNPQQLYDYVSAIYKKNYELIWLSPFGFDNSETLAIKKEFAQQHHLVNLSDLSQMANTLTLAVPAEFLKRSDGLPGLTRTYDFHFQKIIQVQPNLVYQAIKNDAVHVIAAFTTDGKIPEFNLSILHDDKHFYPPYDAAPIIRNSTLKNYPQIALVLAPLLGTLNNKTMQHLNYQIDVKKIPPQKVAHDFLVSRKLI; encoded by the coding sequence ATGGATAATTATTGGGATGTAATAAAAATACATTTACCTGAGCTCTATACTAAATTAATCGAACACATCTCCATATCGCTTTCAGCCATGCTCATCGCGATTATAATTGGTGTAAGTTTAGGGTTGCTTATTAACCACTACTCCAAATTAAGAACACCTATTCTCGCGCTTACTAATATATTTCAAACCATCCCCAGCATTGCATTACTCGGTTTCTTAATTCCCATAGTAGGAATCGGATTAGCTCCTACATTAATTGTATTAATAGTCTATGCCTTATTACCGATTACCAGTACCACCTATACCGGATTAAAAGAAATTCCAAACAGCTACCTGCATGTCGCAGATAGTTTGGGTTTTACCCGCTGGCAGCGCTTATACCTTGTTGAGTTCCCCCTAGCCCTTCCTGTAATCATGACTGGTATTCGAACCGCCATGGTAATGGTCATAGGAATTACAACCATTGCCGCCTTTATTGGTGCAGGTGGTTTGGGCGATTTTATTACCCAAGGGTTATCCTTAAATGATCCCCTGTTTATTTTATTAGGTGCAATTCCAGTTGCTTTACTTGCATTAAGTGTCGACTATGTCATGGCAACATTAACCACTTTACTATCAGGACGCCATCGTTTAACAGTGCGCTTTAAAAAAACGAAACTGATTTTAGTGAGTCTCATTACAGGAACCTTATTTTTGATTGCCGCCCAACCGCTAATCTCCTCATGTCTTCCAAAAAGCGTTATTATTATTGGCTCTAAAGACTTTACCGAACAATATCTATTAGGTCATTTGATGGCCGAGTTACTGGAGGTAAAAACTGATTTGCATGTGGTGAAAAAATTTAATCTAGGAAGCACAACGATTTTACATAATGCTTTATTAACAGGGCAAATTGACCTCTATCCAGAGTATACAGGCACAGCGTATCGTGTTGTGTTAAAAAAGGAGGATCAACTTAATCCGCAGCAACTCTACGATTATGTCAGCGCAATCTATAAAAAAAATTACGAGCTAATTTGGCTATCCCCCTTTGGATTTGACAACTCCGAAACCTTAGCCATCAAAAAAGAATTTGCCCAACAACACCACTTAGTCAATTTAAGTGACTTAAGTCAGATGGCAAATACACTAACGCTTGCCGTTCCCGCAGAATTTCTAAAACGTTCGGATGGCTTGCCAGGCCTTACTCGAACCTATGATTTTCATTTTCAGAAAATCATACAGGTGCAACCTAATCTGGTTTATCAAGCGATTAAAAATGATGCCGTACACGTCATCGCAGCCTTTACTACCGATGGAAAGATACCCGAATTTAATTTAAGCATCTTACATGATGATAAGCATTTTTATCCCCCCTATGATGCAGCCCCAATAATTCGCAATTCCACACTTAAAAACTATCCTCAAATCGCCTTAGTATTAGCTCCGTTATTGGGAACTCTAAATAATAAAACCATGCAGCATTTAAATTACCAAATCGATGTAAAAAAAATCCCCCCACAAAAAGTTGCTCATGATTTTTTGGTGAGCCGCAAACTTATTTAA
- the trmL gene encoding tRNA (uridine(34)/cytosine(34)/5-carboxymethylaminomethyluridine(34)-2'-O)-methyltransferase TrmL — MLHIVLYQPEIPPNTGNIIRLCANTGAKLHLIHPLGFSLEEKALRRAGLDYHEWASVIEYESWEAFVQQHQNKTIYTLSSKAKTTYSSVQYTQEDMLLFGPESRGLPREIVNHYNSLYIPMRENNRSLNLSNAVAVVLYEAWRQLDFK; from the coding sequence ATGTTACATATTGTTCTTTACCAGCCTGAAATCCCTCCCAATACAGGGAATATTATTCGCTTATGTGCCAATACTGGCGCAAAATTGCATTTAATCCATCCTCTTGGATTTTCCTTAGAAGAAAAAGCATTAAGACGTGCCGGTCTGGACTATCATGAATGGGCCTCGGTTATTGAATATGAAAGTTGGGAGGCCTTTGTTCAACAACATCAGAATAAAACTATTTATACCTTGAGTTCTAAAGCAAAGACGACTTATAGCAGCGTTCAATATACTCAGGAAGATATGCTTTTATTCGGACCCGAATCTCGTGGCTTGCCGCGGGAAATAGTAAATCACTACAACTCGCTTTACATACCCATGCGGGAGAATAATCGAAGTTTGAATCTTTCAAATGCAGTTGCTGTTGTTTTATATGAAGCGTGGAGACAATTGGATTTTAAATAA
- a CDS encoding ATP-binding cassette domain-containing protein, giving the protein MITLHDVHKSFDDNVSYAVKNINLSVADGETLVLLGSSGSGKSTLLQLINNTLTPSSGRIEIDGKLIGDYPQVQLRRSMGFVFQHTGLFPHMTVAQNIAILMRLMNIKKKTRISRVHQLLELVNLDPKHYVNRYPDELSGGEQQRVGVARALATDPNYILMDEPFAALDAITRDALQNEIIALKKKFNKTILFVTHDINEAFRLADRVAIMHQGNLEQIGSKKDVFTQPATDFVKQLLNKTNYG; this is encoded by the coding sequence ATGATAACACTACATGATGTTCACAAGTCATTTGATGACAATGTATCTTACGCAGTTAAAAACATTAACCTAAGCGTTGCTGATGGGGAAACATTAGTACTTTTAGGCTCTTCAGGCAGTGGGAAATCAACTCTACTGCAACTAATAAATAATACATTAACACCTAGCTCCGGTCGGATAGAAATTGATGGCAAATTAATCGGTGATTATCCTCAAGTGCAATTGCGACGTTCAATGGGATTTGTATTCCAACATACAGGCTTATTTCCTCATATGACAGTAGCTCAAAACATAGCCATTCTCATGCGCTTAATGAACATCAAAAAGAAGACACGAATTAGCCGTGTTCACCAATTATTAGAGTTAGTTAACCTAGACCCCAAGCACTATGTGAATCGCTATCCTGATGAACTCTCAGGCGGTGAACAACAACGGGTTGGTGTTGCGCGAGCCTTAGCAACTGATCCTAACTACATATTGATGGATGAGCCTTTTGCAGCACTGGATGCAATTACCCGTGACGCATTACAAAATGAAATCATTGCGTTAAAGAAAAAATTTAATAAAACCATTCTTTTTGTTACTCATGATATTAATGAAGCCTTTCGTTTGGCGGACAGAGTTGCCATTATGCATCAAGGCAACCTTGAACAAATTGGCTCGAAAAAAGATGTATTCACTCAACCTGCTACCGATTTTGTGAAGCAATTACTGAATAAAACAAATTATGGATAA
- a CDS encoding type IV secretion protein Dot codes for MNYHDEWTELTKKGLLPNKDYLSPQQFTTPFSNSVEFWFHIGFSCGLPLVNGLATCYYATRAVWAVMRAVGNLLILKPHYTAEALNDVCSNLTLGFCVGVMAPVHLLTHSMELLTRLIASWIVGEEPRENLSQRGFIDKISKKIGDNPNTLPSSAYFKKDRFFAPYNEALDLISQFASPVTIALASGFESLTHAAKAVTAAIDLITNIAICKPRHALENVRDIGVNFSLSLGLAIMTPINTIVEGIAFMTRLLSTWVHACGPEKQENNYRRMAHN; via the coding sequence ATGAACTACCATGATGAATGGACTGAATTAACTAAGAAGGGATTGTTACCAAACAAGGATTACCTTTCTCCTCAACAATTTACTACCCCTTTTTCTAACAGCGTGGAGTTTTGGTTTCATATTGGCTTCTCATGTGGATTACCTCTTGTAAATGGTTTAGCCACTTGTTATTACGCAACTCGTGCGGTGTGGGCGGTAATGCGTGCCGTTGGTAACTTATTAATATTAAAACCTCATTATACAGCAGAGGCTCTCAATGATGTTTGCAGTAATCTTACTCTAGGTTTTTGTGTTGGCGTAATGGCTCCAGTCCATTTGTTAACTCATTCAATGGAATTACTGACTCGACTCATTGCCTCCTGGATTGTCGGTGAAGAGCCTCGTGAGAACCTAAGCCAACGCGGATTCATCGACAAGATTTCTAAAAAAATTGGAGATAATCCAAATACTCTTCCCTCATCAGCTTATTTCAAAAAAGATAGGTTTTTTGCTCCTTATAACGAAGCACTAGACCTTATAAGCCAGTTTGCCTCTCCTGTAACAATCGCGCTTGCAAGTGGCTTTGAGTCATTAACTCATGCAGCTAAAGCCGTTACTGCAGCAATCGATTTAATTACTAATATAGCCATATGCAAACCAAGACATGCTCTGGAAAATGTTCGTGATATAGGCGTTAACTTTAGCTTATCTTTAGGCCTTGCCATTATGACACCAATCAATACCATAGTTGAAGGTATAGCCTTTATGACTCGGCTATTATCTACGTGGGTTCATGCTTGCGGTCCTGAAAAGCAAGAGAATAATTATCGACGCATGGCTCATAATTAA
- a CDS encoding penicillin-binding protein 1A — protein MKKMAYFWRKGLWALTSLFFLLLGAGSLVYLYLESQLPNVDSLKTVQLQVPLQIFSKEGLLIQEYGEKKRIPVTYDEIPQTLIHALVATEDQRFFEHPGVDIMGLGRAAVRMVRTGTKSQGGSTITMQVARNFFLSRKKTFLRKFNEIMLAIKIDRELSKEKILELYLNRIYLGNRAYGVGAAAMVYYGKSLKELNLAELAMLAGLPQAPSTQNPIANPLAAKKRRDHVLERLLEEKYITEEQYQDAINQPITAKYHGTDIKVSAPYVAEMIRQSLYDNFGPDAYTKGYKVYTSIDGNLQNTANQVVEKNLIAYDHRHGYRGPIATIGEQDSKSLSAIQKNLEKYPALNHLVPAVVTEVHDRAATVTLQNGHTVIIPWAGLSWARPALKSGWMGKPPTKAMQVVAVGDIVYVHSTKEHWELAQIPEAESAMVALNPNNGAIEVLVGGFNFQKSKFNRATQSSRQPGSSFKPFVYAAALNNGYSLATLINDAPIVVDDPSQPNLWRPHNVNLKFNGPTRLKQALVQSKNLVSIRILDDIGINYSIDFLSRFGFNKKTLPRGLSLALGSLSISPMDLTAAYAVFANGGYKVEPYLIDHITDKDGKVLLQAKPSVACSQCDTNVDHSALAPRVIPGDIAYLMTSALKDVIQHGTARAARVLNRQDIAGKTGTTNDQVDAWFAGFNGDLVVTSWIGFDNPKSLHEYAASLALPLWIDFMKVALKGKPEHDMKQPEDVVAVRIDPSSGLLARPNQPNGIIEYFRQKEIPAEEDPTLMYNASNDQGQMAPVEESLF, from the coding sequence ATGAAAAAAATGGCATATTTCTGGCGTAAAGGTCTATGGGCGCTAACGAGCCTGTTTTTCCTGTTATTAGGTGCAGGTAGCCTGGTATACCTCTATCTAGAAAGCCAGCTCCCCAATGTAGACTCATTGAAAACAGTGCAATTACAAGTTCCCTTACAGATTTTCAGTAAAGAAGGTTTATTGATTCAAGAGTACGGTGAGAAAAAACGTATTCCCGTAACTTACGATGAAATACCACAAACACTAATCCATGCACTTGTTGCAACCGAAGATCAACGCTTTTTTGAGCATCCAGGCGTTGACATCATGGGATTAGGACGTGCCGCAGTACGTATGGTGCGCACAGGAACCAAATCTCAGGGTGGTAGTACTATCACCATGCAGGTAGCACGTAACTTTTTCCTGTCACGTAAAAAGACCTTTCTACGTAAATTCAATGAAATCATGCTGGCTATAAAAATAGACCGCGAACTCAGTAAAGAAAAAATCCTGGAACTCTATCTAAATCGTATTTATTTAGGTAACCGCGCCTATGGTGTAGGTGCCGCTGCAATGGTTTATTATGGTAAATCTCTAAAAGAACTTAATTTAGCTGAGTTGGCAATGCTTGCAGGGCTGCCTCAAGCACCATCTACACAAAATCCTATAGCCAATCCACTCGCCGCTAAAAAACGTCGCGACCACGTATTAGAACGCCTTCTGGAAGAAAAATACATTACTGAAGAACAATACCAAGATGCGATTAACCAGCCAATCACTGCAAAATATCATGGCACTGACATTAAAGTTAGCGCACCCTATGTTGCGGAAATGATTCGTCAATCTTTATACGATAACTTCGGCCCTGATGCTTACACTAAAGGGTACAAGGTGTACACCAGCATTGACGGTAATCTACAAAATACAGCAAACCAAGTTGTAGAAAAGAATCTGATTGCCTACGATCATCGCCATGGTTATCGCGGTCCAATTGCCACCATTGGTGAGCAAGACAGCAAGTCCTTGAGTGCAATCCAAAAAAACTTGGAAAAATACCCTGCCCTAAACCATCTAGTTCCAGCAGTAGTTACTGAAGTACATGACCGTGCAGCAACTGTAACCTTACAAAATGGGCATACAGTAATTATTCCTTGGGCCGGTTTATCTTGGGCAAGACCCGCTCTTAAAAGTGGTTGGATGGGTAAACCCCCAACTAAAGCAATGCAAGTTGTTGCGGTAGGTGACATAGTCTATGTGCATTCAACTAAGGAACATTGGGAATTAGCTCAAATACCTGAAGCTGAATCGGCTATGGTCGCTTTAAATCCTAACAATGGTGCCATTGAGGTATTGGTTGGTGGATTTAACTTCCAAAAAAGTAAATTTAACCGGGCTACTCAATCAAGCAGGCAACCAGGCTCCAGCTTTAAGCCCTTTGTTTATGCCGCAGCATTAAACAATGGTTATAGCTTGGCGACCTTAATCAACGATGCGCCGATTGTTGTTGATGATCCAAGCCAACCTAATTTATGGCGTCCTCATAATGTTAATTTAAAATTCAATGGACCCACTCGCTTAAAACAAGCTTTAGTTCAGTCGAAGAACCTAGTATCTATTCGTATTCTGGACGATATTGGGATTAATTATTCCATCGACTTCCTGTCTCGTTTTGGCTTTAACAAGAAAACATTACCAAGAGGCTTGTCTCTTGCTCTAGGAAGCTTATCAATTAGCCCTATGGATTTAACTGCTGCCTATGCCGTATTTGCAAATGGTGGTTATAAAGTAGAGCCTTATCTTATCGACCACATTACCGATAAAGATGGTAAAGTTCTGCTGCAAGCAAAGCCTTCTGTTGCCTGCTCTCAGTGTGATACGAATGTTGATCATTCAGCCTTAGCGCCTAGGGTAATTCCTGGAGACATTGCTTATCTAATGACTTCTGCATTAAAAGATGTAATTCAGCATGGTACTGCACGAGCTGCAAGAGTACTTAATCGTCAAGATATTGCCGGTAAAACGGGTACAACAAACGATCAAGTAGATGCGTGGTTTGCTGGATTTAATGGTGATTTAGTCGTTACTTCATGGATAGGTTTTGATAATCCCAAATCACTACATGAATACGCAGCGAGTCTTGCCCTCCCCTTATGGATTGATTTCATGAAGGTAGCACTTAAAGGTAAGCCTGAACATGACATGAAGCAGCCTGAGGATGTCGTTGCAGTTCGCATTGACCCAAGCAGTGGCCTCCTGGCTAGACCAAATCAACCCAATGGTATTATTGAGTATTTCCGCCAGAAGGAAATTCCTGCAGAGGAAGATCCAACTCTGATGTATAATGCGAGTAATGATCAAGGGCAAATGGCACCTGTCGAAGAAAGCTTGTTTTAA
- a CDS encoding coiled-coil domain-containing protein, with protein MAHSLNDLITSLATILIRYHDSQGINVCIKESEPTAIKKASREYAMKLLQSTDFEQEFEKLNDECTKKYTERKDLLKFIKDEIVELKKISERTTPFSEGGSETDELSEYKDKVALLLFDFVNLLTTLKTAIYPVHVKVLNGPKETTLGLLGMKINTGFMYGFGMIKSSPLSPFCNSGDLLKEELLERFNLSEKSIRSEIKVVADLICEGHQHALMAAKHKELQTTTTSKPEAQDEQEISSLNTEIKLLEAKLSEKEEKLLQLQNTINELQQKIEVDAQESKVLESKLVEKEKALKEAEVTIEEQKLAMEKMQEELKSLKEAKARPSNSNNILPPFYTTSRFPYPLMYGITKAMRDEPKQGNTSSPLDEPHDATFDL; from the coding sequence ATGGCGCATTCATTAAATGATTTAATTACATCGCTTGCAACGATTTTAATTCGTTATCACGACAGCCAAGGAATCAATGTTTGTATTAAAGAAAGTGAACCAACCGCAATAAAAAAAGCCTCTCGTGAATACGCAATGAAATTGTTGCAATCAACTGATTTTGAGCAAGAATTTGAAAAGCTTAATGACGAATGCACAAAGAAATACACTGAACGCAAGGATTTACTTAAATTTATAAAAGATGAAATAGTGGAACTCAAAAAGATATCGGAACGAACCACTCCGTTTAGCGAAGGGGGTTCAGAAACTGATGAGTTAAGTGAATATAAAGACAAAGTAGCTCTATTACTCTTTGATTTTGTAAATTTACTGACTACTCTAAAAACCGCTATTTATCCTGTTCATGTCAAAGTACTTAATGGTCCGAAAGAAACGACTCTAGGTTTATTAGGAATGAAAATCAATACAGGCTTTATGTATGGATTTGGTATGATAAAAAGCTCTCCCTTATCTCCATTTTGTAACTCTGGAGATTTGCTCAAAGAAGAATTACTGGAACGATTCAACCTTTCTGAAAAATCGATACGCTCGGAGATTAAAGTGGTCGCCGATCTCATCTGCGAAGGCCATCAACATGCTCTAATGGCAGCGAAACATAAAGAATTACAAACCACCACTACAAGCAAACCAGAAGCGCAAGATGAACAAGAAATTAGTTCTTTAAATACCGAGATAAAACTTTTAGAAGCAAAGCTTAGCGAAAAAGAAGAAAAGTTGCTGCAATTACAAAATACTATTAATGAGCTACAACAGAAAATAGAAGTCGATGCGCAAGAGAGTAAAGTGCTAGAAAGTAAGCTTGTGGAAAAAGAAAAGGCATTAAAAGAGGCTGAGGTTACCATTGAAGAGCAAAAGCTCGCCATGGAAAAAATGCAAGAAGAGTTAAAATCCCTCAAAGAAGCAAAAGCAAGACCAAGCAATTCTAATAACATTCTTCCTCCCTTCTATACCACCAGTAGATTCCCATATCCGCTAATGTATGGCATCACTAAGGCTATGAGGGATGAGCCTAAGCAGGGTAATACATCATCCCCACTAGACGAGCCCCATGATGCAACGTTCGATCTTTAA